tctcgcaagagggagtgaggtcacatccttctactccaccatcttcgaagacgattttaataaaaatgatctaGGACAACTTTAAGCAGCCTAGTATATCAGGAACCCTTGCAACTGGTACAGGCTTCTTTCCTCCACACTGTTTCCAGACAAGGCTGTGTGCCCTCTAAGGAGCTACTTCCATATATAGTCCTCAACTATATTATGTTAAAAGACAAAGGTTCCTCCCATTAGGTTAAAAAATCCAACTATAAAATCCACCTATGCTCCACTTATAGAAAACATATCTCCCAAGGCTCCAGGGAAGATTCATAATATATGGTAAATCCTTTTATCAGTTTTCCTACCACGTGTGTGTCACGGCGAGGTGTCCCTTACTTCTCTTCAAGGCAGAGCAGCTCCATCCTCAGCTCTTATCTCCTATGCTTAGACACTAGTGCATTTTATTTCATCCTACACCTTTAATTACCACTCTCCATCACTTTCTGCCTTCCagaaatttgttaaaaatttcttctctgggcttcccttgtggtgcagtggggtttccctggtggtgcagtggttaagaacccacctgccaatgcaggggacacggattcgagccctggtccaggaagatcccacatgtcgcagagcaactaagcccgtgcgccacaactactgagcctgcactctagagcctgtgtgccacaactactgaggctgagtgctacaactactgaagcccgcacgcctagagcccatgctccgcaacgaggagccaccacaaggagaagcctgcatgccacaacaaaaatagcccccgctcactgcaactaaagaaagcctgcacacagcaacgaggacccaatgcagccaaaaataaataaataaatttattaaaaacgaAAAGTTTATTCTCCACTAATGGCTCTGTACCATTCtctttgctttgggttttttcccccatgttttaCTCTTTTACTATCATTTTAATGAGATTTTGCAAAATAAAGGAGATAAAAGCACCATCATCTTAGCCAgttacttttcatattttatctatttttgctaTTTGTATTCTGTTCaacaaaagtatttatttttcatgcatAAAGAAGAAGTCACATATTTTATTTGTGCTGTTTTTTAGGGGGAGcaatgtctttctatttatttccatATACTTATAGTTTAAATTTTCATGCACTTACCATTgtgaatttagaaatatttatgtagGTCATCATTAAAGATCATATTACTTTCACTTATTTAGTGCATTCAGAGAATATACGCAACTTATATTCTTTCAGGatacatttacttttttctaGTTCAAACTGATACTATTTTATTCACATATTGTTCATGTGTTTATACCAAGTTGAGCTAATATATTCTAAATAGGTTTAACTGAAGATCTTGCTATTCAATATAGACAATGCCACAAAGACTTCTGATTTGCTCAGTTTAACAGGTCTTAGGAAGTTATAAAGTaattcctttatataaaatatataaagatgctATCACATCTAGTttcttcaaaaaagaagaaaaaaatatattcggTTTAGGTTTCATGAAAAGCTGGAGATTACTAAATGTGTAGTTATCACTGAAGCAATAGCACAAAATATAATGTTATCGTTCATCATCTTTCTAACTGCATGGCTTAGTATTCTGCCCGTTACAAATTATTCTTATGAGGAACACACATAGAGAAAAATGAGGCAAGATAAGCCCTAAGTTACAATTAGTTTTGTCCTTTATTTGCTTTGGGGATCTGTTCTTTCCCTTCCAAACATACAGGAACTGACAGGCACTAAGTAGAAATTTATCAGTTCTAAGGATAGGCAGAGGAGGATCTAAGAAACATGGGCCAtacagaacaatttttttaaagtaaaaaaagaacacaaagaaaagaGGAGTATAAATGGATAGGAAAATTTCTTTGTTTAGACCAAAAGTCAACATTTACAGGCAGTTATATTgcctttcacaatgtgtatgatAAATCACTTTTAAATTATTCTGTTGTAAAAATCTCACAAAATGCCTGCGTTTCTTTTTGGTTTAGACTTTGGCATTTATGAAGTCCAAGCTTTTCCTAAGATTTTATTCATAGATAGagtgataaaaatataatttttcaagaAAGTCACTAGTTTTTTATCATGTATTACATCAATTGATACTCTACATCTTTCACTGCATGGGACTACAGGGTATGAGGGCTTGAGTTTTGTGGGAGGTTTTCCCTATATCTTTAGGGCTGCTCTATCAGGCTTGCACAAGGCATTTACCTTTCAAAACTCTACGTCTTTCAGGTAGATtgtgattacattttttttattatattctataaatataaCTTTCACAGGAGCTGCTCATTTACCAATACAAACTGAAAATCGACTTAACAAGAGTTCTTTCTGGCTTGCATAAGTAGTCCAAAGTCTCAAAGCATGAGCAGAGAGGGTCAGGTGAGGGGAAGATGATGATCAGGTAAACAGCATCATGGAAAATTTAATTTTGCTGACTTCTTTACTTAGAAGCAGCAGCTGGACTGGTATAATGATAATGACGTTCCTGATTTATCTCTTTCCAGATTGTATAAataatttcccattttaaaattccacacTTTAGATTTAGAGCACTGAAAAAGCAACTACTCATGGTTCAAATTATAGTTAAATGCATAGCATCCCACATGAATGATCATTTATTCAGAATGTGGTATTAATtctatttgctttgttttaagaTTCCTTTCTTTGCTCTTGGTGTAAGTATGTGTGTTGGAATTATTGCCATGTTCACCCAACATGTTCATGTTACTCTAATTTCAGCATGTGGCAAACTGATGAAAATCACAGGCCCAGTTACAGTCAAGACATCTGGAACCCGATTTGGCGCTTGGATGACAGATCCCTTagcatctgaaaaaaataacagagtaTGTTGCTTCCTCAAATGCCTTTGcttagaattatgttttatttaagctTTATGCCTACTAGACTACCCATTATTTTTCAGGGATATTAGTTTCAACTTGAAAAGTGTtacactgtttgcaaatattttcagtttGATAATATTAACATATCTACAGATACATGGCAAACTTATTTTAGTAAAATGTTCTATCCTATAATTCATCAGTATAGTGAGTCTAATTTTTTATTGGTTATTACTGTTTTATGCTTGAAAAGGGCTAGTTACAAGTATACAAATTTTTCTGTACATTCCTTCTAGAATTTGCTCcttagtgtaaaaaaaaaactaaataagtaaaaaagCTCAAGAGCTACCCAATTCACTAAAGCTAAAATATACCTAGAATCTAGgggtaattttaaagaaaacatcatAGAGGGTATTTGGCAATGCCTCTATTATGAAAATCAATACACTAGAGACTTACCATAGCTCCATCTATGTTCTATTACAGAACTCAGTACACATTAGGATTTTCAAGGGTTACATCCAAGCAAGTTTAGTAGCTCAGttagtaaaattatttcattaaaaggtGGTTGTACCTATAAGCTGATCAAATGAACAAGTATTACTAGAAGGTTCTTTGTTatccataaaggaaaaataagttgAATGCTCAAAATTAAGCCATATATTTTTCAGAGCAAGGgatggaataaataaattttctgaaCGTGATATTTTTTGCAGTTATTACTAATCAAATTGATCAGGTAAATGAAAAAAGTGATGTGATTTGCATTGATATATGTTTGATTCACTCAGTGATACGCACTGAAtggtaaaaaatttttaaaacaacaaaaaaagaaaagacaaaaagcaaatCAACTTCAAGGCAGTACATTTAGTTGTTTCCTTTCCACACAGACCATGTCACTATCTTTGCCAAAGCCTGCAGTACTATCAAACTGCAACAGGTAAGTGGTAAGAGAATCTTCCAGAGCCTGAGAATGACAATATTAATATGTGCTGATTCTCACTGTCTTTATTTTGGAATTCTCAAAAAAGTACAGAAtttaattacttcattttttccttcttcccaggtTTGGTACATGGACAGTTATACTAACAATAAAATTGTCCGTGAGTACAAATCAATTGCAGACTTTGTCAGCGGGGCCGAATCAAGGACATACAACCTCCCGTTCAAATGGGCAGGAACTAACCATGTTGTCTACAATGGCTCACTCTATTTTAACAAGTATCAGAGTAACATCATCATCAAATACAGCTTTGATATGGGGAGAGTGCTTGCCCAAAGAAGCCTGGAGTATGCTGGTTTTCACAACGTTTACCCTTACACATGGGGTGGGTTCTCTGACATCGACCTAATGGCTGATGAAATCGGGCTGTGGGCTGTGTATGCAACTAACCAGAATGCAGGCAATATTGTCATCAGCCAACTTAACAAAGATACCTTGGAGGTAATGAAGAGCTGGAGCACTGGCTATCCCAAGAGAAGTGCGGGGGAATCCTTCATGATCTGTGGGACACTGTATGTCACCAACTCCCACTTAACTGGAGCCAAGGTGTATTATTCCTATTCCACCAAAACCTCCACATATGAGTACACGGACATTCCCTTTCATAACCAATACTTTCACATATCCATGCTTGACTACAATGCAAGAGATAGAGCTCTTTATGCCTGGAACAATGGTCACCAGGTCCTATTCAATGTCACCCTTTTCCACATCATTAAGACTGAGGATGACACATAAGCAAATGCAATTTGTGTTCATTGATCTAACAGTGTCATCTGTGATAAACTCTATAGGACCCCTTCtggtttttctttataataaCTTTCATCATTTCTCCAAAGCATTTTTTGTTATAAAGTTGGTGTTTCAAAAAACATCTGAGCCTGTATAAACTAACCTGTTGGAAACACATCTTAACTCCTAAATTTACAAGGCCTATCATGTCCTTGTCATGAAAAGCACTAAAATGAGCTTAAGTGGCTAAAGTCATAGTTTTACAAAAGATTAATGATCTGCCTTATGTTAGAGTCAGAGATTAATGGTGGCTTAAATgcatgaaatgtctttttttttttttttaactctgtcaTTTTTTTACTGTCTTTTGCTCcacatcagaaaatattttggtaggaattaggaaaaaaaaaagcacttcccccccatttatttctaaaaacGATTTAAGGATCTTatttatatgagaaaatattattaatCATTTTGCTGTTATACAGTTCTCTGATGCGGTGCTGTACAgtcatttttaaatctcttgCTAACATTTTATTGGCAATAGGTATTTCTACCATTGTAACCACCATTGTGCAACTGTATCTCTTCACTTCTGTGAAAGtaagtaatattttttataaaatacactGAAGTTTAATCTCAGTAATCATTATGGGTCACTATTCAAGAGTGGTCAAAAAGGAAGTATCTTCTCAGCTTATCCCTTTACATAAGCAttataaactaaaaagaaaatcaaaccagaTTCCTTACAATAGAGTCTTTATTTTACCCCAAGTTTACAGGACCACTGACATGGAATCCTAAAATTGATTCAGTAAGGATGAGTTATTCTGATCACTCCACTGAAAGCAacccatatagttgcttgcaaaGATGCAGTTGAGTCACAACTGACTTGAGTTGACTCTACTCATTTATTACACATTCAAATTCTGttctttataattaaatatattaatgttttaacttaaattttacaCACAACTGGCAATAATGTAATTTCTTGTGTCAGGACTCTAAAAGTACAGGAAGCACATGtgaaaactcttaaaaataaaatttctgtaatGTCATCTAGACTTATAAATTCTGGAGAGCTACTGGCAAGATTGTGCAAAAGAAAATTGTGGGAAAACTTGGGAGTTGTCTGTGTGGTTTATTGTATAAATAACCAATTTAGAAAACAAGATGGGACAGCAACCCCCTGTTACCCTGATTCATTGTGTGCAGAAATATTGTAAccaaaaaataaagctttaataatattttatgttaataacaccaaaaacatataatcaatatatataaaacatatcacTGAGTTTGGAGGTACTTTCCACATACTTACCTAAGGCAGTTTTATGGAAACTAGTGTGGGTtggttttacaatttaaaaagcatattctataataaataatatataacttaAACTGTTGTGAATGTTTAGTTTCACACATACGCAATATCATCATTTCCTTTGTAAAGTAAGGATATAATAAATCAGATAAGGCATtgtataaagaaataatactTAAGAGTAATTCATTTCAAATGTCACAAGTAAAACATCACTCTCAAATATCTCACTGTCAAAACTGTAGTATGAAAAACTCAATctcaaaattgttaaaatttaacaaagatttctttttttgcctaCAAAAAGTTATTAGCATGATTTAATGACCACTCTGGGTTCTTCTGCAATGCTGTCTtctcttttaaacatttatatatgttcTCCTCTGTTTCTGAAAGTTAGAAAATTTATGGGACTCACTTGTCATTGTACACACACCACAAAAATAATCAGTCAATACTTTGTACATCAAGAGTttgtatgaagaaagaaagtcaATTTCAGAAATGAATGAGTTTTTAGTATACGGCCTCTAGCAGATATCTGggtcttctttactttttaaaaaaataatgtaacatgATATCACGTAAATTCAAAACCTCAATGATCACAGCTTTTTTGTGAGATGTACGGCTTGTAAAGCACTTTATTGTTTTCTATGTAAGGGTTCATCACCACATCCAGGTTACAGTGTATGTGCTGCTAGAGCAGGCACAGATTTTATTATTGTCACTAGAAGTGGGGTTGACATgggtttaaaaatgtaatttgcaTTAAACACTTAgtttaaaagcatttttcttaGTAAATTATTATCAGTTTGTGCCTGAAATAAATAAGAACTTACTCTAAtcactgcttttttaaaaatctccaccaaataaaataaattttatgagggaaataatgactattttaaaatcatacacATAATCCAATCCATAAAGAAATCCAAGCTCAGAAAGTTTTAATTCTAAGTGAACTGTGTAACTGGAATTTTCTGAATTAACCATATCATTAACAAACTTCCAtgtcatttaaataataatatggggcttccctggtggcgcagtggttgagagtccgcctgcccatgcaggggacacgggttcgtgccccagtccgggaggatccctcatgccgcagagcggctgggcccgtgagccatggccgctgagcctgcgcgtccggagcctgtgctccacaacaggagaggccacaacagtgagaggcccgtgtactgcaaaaaaaaaataataataataataatatgatcaTGGTCTGATTATGTTTGTGTGACATTTGTATTTGTGGCACTTGAATCATAATATTTATTACTTGCACCTCACTTACATCTATGAGTTCACAAAATGACAGTGTTAGTGCATTACCAATATGtagagattaaaaaagaaaataatgacaaGTGCCTATATGCCACATGCCATATAGTGATAAGGTTGTGGTAAGATTTACCATGAACTCAGAATCTCTGGTTCCTATCATCATACTCATAGAGTCATTTCATCGTTATAATCTATAGTATTCTCTGATGACATCTTTTCTTCATAAAATTGATTCTTAGTCCTAACAAGAAAACGGCATTTACATCTGAAAATTACtaccaaaattaaaattacaaatttttcaaacagaattattttagaagtataaatataaaattgtacttatgttcatcaacaaatgaaaccagttatttttctaaggtaaattatatgtataattatacatattatatatatatatatatatatacacatacacacacacatataataatCCCTTAGCTTTATTCtccttaaaaagatttttttaaaaccctatcTGAGCACTCAGGATTACCAAATTGTTTCCTTCTACAAATGCTAAATTTGAATGCAACTGAGAGCAAAATTCAAAGTATACCTTCGAGTTAGagcaaatatgaaaaattattgacATTACAGAGTTTCTAAAAGCCAAGCCTTCTAGAAATAtggatatttttgaaaaagaataaaaaatggcaTCTTGCTGACTTGACAAGGTAGGTATGATTATATCCTTTACTAAACGTACAATTTGAGTTCCTATGACAATATAAAAGAATGTGAATTTATAGACAAAACATACTTTGCCTCTCCATCATCACATGATTAGTGGACCATGAGAAAAGCTACTAAAAGTGGTCTACCTAGCACAATAGGCAGGGagcattaattaaaatttagatgCTATAGGCTGAAACAAAGCCTTAATCTCTGACTGCTCATAGCTAGAAACAGTCATTTCTAGAAAGGCTCAGAGACACTAAATATCATTCAGTTCAGTAGGCTGTATCCATACTGAAATCAAGATCATGGAATGATTTCTGTTTCTAAAATTAAGTAAGCTCAGCGTAAATCTCTTAGCTGATAGTTTGTCATAATCAGTTACTCTTCATAAAAGGTCTTGAGCTTAATAAAATGTGTTCTTTTGAATTGTTGAACTCGAACTAGAAAAAACACTGTGAAAACATTAGCTGATGGAAGAAAAACCAACTTCACCAAActcttttagttatttttctatcAAATAATGAATTCAATTGATGGCAATCTCTTGAATAAAGAAAAGCGTTTACTCTACTATTTAACCGGTCAGAAAGAAATCCTCCCCGAACTGACTTTACTAGGCTGATTTTTCTGAATCATACCTTAATATTATGTGATATAGTTTATCCCTCTTCATCAGGGTTAGAGCAACTTTAATCATGTTTGGAGTCTGCCTTGTCTCCAAAGCGTCAAACTAATTGGCAGAAGATGTATCCTCTTTGAAGCTCAGTTCGTTGATTGCCAAATAAGTTTTACAAGTATAAATTAACATTAAACATGacttgaaaataatatgaaaaaggacATAAAGTTGTACCTTGTCAAGAGTACAGAGTACTTTTCATAACTATAACCATCTTAAAACATTATTCATAGTTAGAGATATGAAGCAAAATGGTGAATACGAAAGAGATCTCAGGAATAGAGCTGCAAGAAATCTGCTGGTAAACCATACACACATATGCAGTTCAGTACAAAGTTACATCCCTACGAAAGCTATAGTCTTCCCAGAAGAGActgcacacattttaaaaaaaataattaaaatattgccataaaatataattcttaccACAGTTCAGACTTGGAAATATTGCATATCATTCAGATACTATCAGAAAGTAAATACTATATGACAAAAGTCTTGAAAATGGAGCAAAAATTGAGCTGATGAAAAGAAGCATTAGCCATTTTAAAGGTCTTCATGGGCATACATTCTAGTAAGAACAAGCAGCAACAAAAGTATTAATGAAAAGTAAGTTTTGATTGTACTAACTGCTATAAAGGGAATAATTCTATCTCATAAAGAGTGACTGGGTGTTTACTAGGGGCAGGGTGGGATAGGAGATCTTTAGGTGGGATAGTCAAGGTAAATTCAGTCAAGGAATGAAATGTCACCATCTGATCCACAcaaaaaattttacttcttcctttccattcctaGAAATCCATGGatcaaatatttcttaatatttctcttttcagaagtttgttttgttttgttttgttcattttttgtttttttaacttgggAGTTCAAGGATACACTTCTGATGATGACTGAACTCCCTGAAAATATATGCTAAATTTAGTGTGTGCTTGTACATTCttttatgtaggggacttacagCTTTCATCACATTCTCAAAGAAAGCCATGACCCAAAAGATCACCACTATGTCAATGAAATTTTAATCCCAAATTTATTAAGCATCTTTATGACAAGCACTGAATGTCTGTCATCTGTCTTGCAATACTCAAGAATTTAGCTTGtttcagagaggaaagaaattaacATCCTAGTAttacctgtaatttttttcttcattagaaCACCAAGATTAAGTTGTtccctattaaaaacaaaacaaaacaaaacctctaaAGGGACTTTTTTTATATTTGGACCAAATCCAATTATTTTTTTGTGATCCAGCTTTAGAGCACACTCTTGCCACATTTAGTGGCTAAGAGTCTCTATTATGAGGCCTGTCCTACATCTATTGGAATCTGGAGAacattctcttacagttctaaCACAGCCTTTTAGCAGCACCATTAGAATCTGACTGGAATTGAGGAGATGTAGTGTGCTCCATCAAATTTAACTGCAAACTCCTCTTCTGAAATTAGCTACCGCAGCAACGcataaacagcaaaagaaaagactGTAACACTTGCCCTGGTTTAGAAGCTACTGTGGTTGATATGCACGTAATCAACagctacagaaaataaaaataatttttatttaaaaaaattaccctaGTCATGTTTATACAGATAAAATCATGCTGAGTAGATAACTGAGGCTGCTTCCATCAGTGatattttgtttgatttctttttgttcccCTAAGTACTTAAGAAGAGATTCATTAACTTCCACTCTGTTatgaaccaaaaataataaaaataaatatctgcaaTGTCTTTATTAAACTCCATTAGAAACTATTCTTGGAAGATGTAGTACACATTGAAAAACAATTTGAACATGTCTTTGTATAGGTAATGAGTTCTTATACTCAAATGACATTCTTGTCCTTCAGGTAAAGTCTGGCCCAGAAAAGTGGtttaaaagtataattaatttattattagcttttttttttgccattcttcCTTAGAAAATGTACACTAAACAAATATAAAGAACCCTTtccatttcattgttttccatttttcaaggctatttcatttctattctttcatGTAAGGCTTTACAATATCCTTATGGAATAGGGAGGGCAAAACATATCATTCTGATTTCACAAATGAGTAAACGGTACATTTATGTTTCCATGtttatatttctccaaagatagtTCACAGGCACCTCACACTTAGTATGTTTCAAACCAAAATCCTTATCATTCCTTCACCTGCCCCCCAATCTATTTTTCCTTCCTACCCCAGTTAACAAAAATACCATCCCATCCACAACCTTGTTTTCTACCACACCTTTGGCTCTTTAAACACACCTGTCCCTTCTATTATCAGATTactatgataaataaataaatctaatcaTATCTAAAATCTAAATCAATGCTATTCCAGATATTTGTTCTCAACCATTATCTTCCAATTTGTTTGGTTCTCTCACTGTTTCCTGCTCTATTCAATCAACCCTCTAATCTTCATCTCCATGCCcagaaaaacagatgccctcttTGCAAACACCTCTTCTGTTTACTGACCTCTGATTCCTCTCCTATATAATCAGCTTTACTTTTTGCTTTGGCCAAGGGCCACTTCGATCAGCTATGGCTTTATAGAATACTTCCTGATCAAGCAAGCTCCCCACTTTCCAAGTCAGATTAAATGGTGGGTTTTATACCTTTCCTCATAATTCATATTTAAGACTGACCTCTTACTCTCTAAATTTGTATTTATCATTCAAAATTCACTTAAAATACCACCTTATTTCTGAAGC
This sequence is a window from Globicephala melas chromosome 1, mGloMel1.2, whole genome shotgun sequence. Protein-coding genes within it:
- the OLFM3 gene encoding noelin-3 isoform X3 gives rise to the protein MSQSIEVLNLRTQRDFQYVLKMETQMKGLKVKFRQIEDDRKTLMTKHFQELKEKMDELLPLIPVLEQYKTDAKLITQFKEEIRNLSAVLTGIQEEIGAYDYEELHQRVLSLETRLRDCMKKLTCGKLMKITGPVTVKTSGTRFGAWMTDPLASEKNNRVWYMDSYTNNKIVREYKSIADFVSGAESRTYNLPFKWAGTNHVVYNGSLYFNKYQSNIIIKYSFDMGRVLAQRSLEYAGFHNVYPYTWGGFSDIDLMADEIGLWAVYATNQNAGNIVISQLNKDTLEVMKSWSTGYPKRSAGESFMICGTLYVTNSHLTGAKVYYSYSTKTSTYEYTDIPFHNQYFHISMLDYNARDRALYAWNNGHQVLFNVTLFHIIKTEDDT
- the OLFM3 gene encoding noelin-3 isoform X1 gives rise to the protein MSLPLLKLGAVLSTMAMISNWMSQTLPSLVGLNTTRLSTPDTLTQISPKEGWQVYSSAQDPDGRCICTVVAPEQNLCSRDAKSRQLRQLLEKVQNMSQSIEVLNLRTQRDFQYVLKMETQMKGLKVKFRQIEDDRKTLMTKHFQELKEKMDELLPLIPVLEQYKTDAKLITQFKEEIRNLSAVLTGIQEEIGAYDYEELHQRVLSLETRLRDCMKKLTCGKLMKITGPVTVKTSGTRFGAWMTDPLASEKNNRVWYMDSYTNNKIVREYKSIADFVSGAESRTYNLPFKWAGTNHVVYNGSLYFNKYQSNIIIKYSFDMGRVLAQRSLEYAGFHNVYPYTWGGFSDIDLMADEIGLWAVYATNQNAGNIVISQLNKDTLEVMKSWSTGYPKRSAGESFMICGTLYVTNSHLTGAKVYYSYSTKTSTYEYTDIPFHNQYFHISMLDYNARDRALYAWNNGHQVLFNVTLFHIIKTEDDT
- the OLFM3 gene encoding noelin-3 isoform X2, whose product is MQAASNLLNLLLLSLLAGLDPSKTQISPKEGWQVYSSAQDPDGRCICTVVAPEQNLCSRDAKSRQLRQLLEKVQNMSQSIEVLNLRTQRDFQYVLKMETQMKGLKVKFRQIEDDRKTLMTKHFQELKEKMDELLPLIPVLEQYKTDAKLITQFKEEIRNLSAVLTGIQEEIGAYDYEELHQRVLSLETRLRDCMKKLTCGKLMKITGPVTVKTSGTRFGAWMTDPLASEKNNRVWYMDSYTNNKIVREYKSIADFVSGAESRTYNLPFKWAGTNHVVYNGSLYFNKYQSNIIIKYSFDMGRVLAQRSLEYAGFHNVYPYTWGGFSDIDLMADEIGLWAVYATNQNAGNIVISQLNKDTLEVMKSWSTGYPKRSAGESFMICGTLYVTNSHLTGAKVYYSYSTKTSTYEYTDIPFHNQYFHISMLDYNARDRALYAWNNGHQVLFNVTLFHIIKTEDDT